The following are encoded in a window of Scophthalmus maximus strain ysfricsl-2021 chromosome 2, ASM2237912v1, whole genome shotgun sequence genomic DNA:
- the LOC118300129 gene encoding protocadherin-10-like isoform X1, with product MDTRGREKGPSGKWHAVCRLALFTCFLDAVRGQIRYSIPEELEHGAFVGNIAEDLGLDLDKLSARRFRIVSGAKKQYVEVNLENGVLFVNERIDREELCEQSLSCSFHLQVVIENPLELYRVEVEILDVNDNSPAFPWTEFNLDISESAAPGSRFPLESAQDLDVGSNSLRTYLLSVNEHFLLDIQTRSDGSKFAELVLQSPLDREQQGAHQMVLTAVDGGAPERSGTAQIDITVLDANDNAPVFDQSFYRVRLAENAPKGTVVIKLNASDLDEGPNADITYSFSGHAPIKVRQLFSVDSRTGEIKVKGVIDYEKARMHEIYVQAKDKGPSAVAVHCKVLVNVLDRNDNVPEVILTSVSTPVQEDAPPGTVIAVISVMDKDSGENGNVDCEIPNQVPFQLHSSFKNYYTLVTSDFLDREAVAEYNITLTARDMGSPPLFTRKTILVQVSDVNDNAPHFKQPSYTVYLTENNAPGASICAVAAQDPDSGQNAYLSYSIVEGDILGMSVSTYVSVNSDNGNIYALRSFDHERLKSLQITVRAQDAGFPPLSSNVSVNVFVLDQNDNAPVIVAPVPVPRNDTAPGEAVPRSVDPGYLVTKISAADADAGQNSRLFYQMLQATDPSLFSVALYTGEIRTMRPLTGEDATRHRLVILVKDNGQPALSATVSIILSVVDSLPDSRPDLDDLSLIPHHSSHFALYLIVSLGAISFTFLVAIIVLVAVRRLKGRPSDRESNFPSVGGGGGCCCCCRPRSEAPTATEMFKKTNLNVRMSAGASGCAEASGNGALPQVYCYQMCLTPESSKSDFMFLKPCSPVMSVQQNNAKSTDYLTSGWSALDRNELTNNRAATPNELKYSNKDWTLTKNQRNSAYKRYSSANMEGTLSRQQKYDADGFSCSLAPQYWTWGNHMKDCKISLQEEAAPNYSWTPQYTQPHSEPPDYQHNVYIPGTTSGYSTLKLAPRGDLDVYNTFSTFGKKKRFISSYEQSFDGDDGLISNPIFK from the exons ATGGACACACGAGGAAGGGAGAAAGGACCGTCTGGGAAATGGCACGCAGTGTGCCGTTTGGCGCTGTTCACTTGCTTCTTGGACGCGGTCCGGGGACAGATCCGCTACTCAATCCCAGAGGAACTGGAGCACGGCGCGTTTGTTGGCAACATTGCGGAGGACCTGGGCTTGGATTTGGACAAGCTGTCCGCGCGCAGATTCCGCATAGTCTCGGGCGCCAAGAAGCAATATGTGGAGGTGAATTTGGAAAACGGAGTTTTATTCGTCAATGAAAGAATCGACCGCGAGGAACTGTGCGAGCAGAGTTTGTCCTGCTCTTTCCACTTGCAAGTAGTCATTGAAAACCCTCTGGAGCTTTACAGGGTGGAAGTGGAAATCTTGGACGTCAATGATAACTCTCCCGCTTTCCCGTGGACCGAGTTCAATCTGGACATATCGGAGTCCGCTGCGCCTGGGTCCCGTTTCCCTCTGGAGAGCGCGCAGGACTTGGACGTCGGGTCCAACTCGCTGCGCACCTATCTGCTGAGTGTAAACGAGCATTTCCTCCTGGACATACAGACGCGCAGCGATGGCAGTAAATTTGCAGAGCTCGTCCTGCAAAGCCCACTGGACAGGGAGCAGCAGGGTGCGCATCAAATGGTCCTAACAGCGGTGGACGGAGGCGCGCCGGAGCGATCCGGCACTGCGCAAATTGACATCACCGTTTTGGATGCGAACGACAACGCGCCCGTGTTCGATCAGTCGTTCTACAGAGTGCGACTGGCGGAAAACGCGCCCAAAGGCACAGTTGTCATCAAACTCAACGCGTCCGACCTGGACGAGGGTCCCAACGCTGACATCACCTATTCGTTCAGCGGCCACGCTCCCATCAAAGTGCGCCAGCTCTTCAGCGTGGATTCGCGCACGGGGGAAATCAAAGTCAAGGGAGTGATTGATTACGAAAAGGCCAGGATGCACGAAATTTACGTGCAGGCCAAAGACAAAGGGCCCTCCGCCGTGGCGGTCCACTGCAAAGTGCTGGTGAACGTTTTGGATAGAAACGACAACGTCCCGGAGGTGATCCTGACCTCAGTGTCCACACCTGTGCAGGAGGACGCGCCCCCGGGCACGGTGATCGCCGTCATCAGCGTGATGGACAAAGACTCGGGGGAAAACGGGAATGTGGACTGCGAGATTCCCAATCAGGTTCCCTTCCAGCTCCACTCCTCCTTTAAGAACTACTATACACTAGTGACCAGCGACTTTCTGGACAGGGAGGCAGTGGCGGAGTACAACATCACCCTCACCGCCAGAGACATGGGCTCGCCACCTCTATTCACTCGCAAAACTATTTTAGTGCAGGTGTCCGATGTGAACGACAACGCGCCTCACTTCAAACAGCCCTCGTACACGGTGTATTTGACCGAGAATAACGCACCGGGGGCATCCATCTGCGCGGTGGCTGCCCAGGACCCAGATTCCGGTCAGAACGCGTACCTCTCGTACTCTATAGTGGAAGGCGACATTCTGGGCATGTCGGTGTCCACGTACGTCTCCGTGAACTCGGACAACGGGAACATTTACGCACTGCGCTCCTTCGACCACGAACGGCTGAAAAGCCTCCAGATCACCGTTCGGGCGCAGGACGCCGGTTTCCCGCCCCTGAGCAGCAACGTCTCGGTGAACGTCTTTGTTTTGGATCAAAACGACAACGCGCCCGTGATCGTGGCGCCGGTGCCGGTGCCGCGGAACGACACGGCGCCCGGCGAGGCGGTGCCCAGATCCGTGGACCCCGGGTACCTCGTCACCAAAATCAGCGCGGCGGACGCGGACGCGGGCCAAAACTCGCGTCTCTTCTACCAAATGCTCCAAGCGACGGACCCGAGCTTGTTCAGCGTCGCCCTGTACACGGGCGAGATCAGGACGATGCGGCCGCTGACGGGGGAGGACGCCACGAGGCACAGACTGGTCATCCTGGTGAAGGACAATGGTCAACCAGCGCTCTCGGCCACGGTTTCCATCATCCTGTCAGTGGTTGACAGCCTGCCAGATTCGCGGCCCGATTTGGATGACCTGTCACTAATCCCACATCACAGCTCCCACTTCGCCCTGTACTTAATCGTGTCCCTGGGCGCAATCTCCTTCACATTTCTGGTGGCTATTATTGTCCTGGTTGCAGTGCGGAGACTGAAGGGCAGGCCGTCCGACAGGGAGTCCAACTTCCCCtccgtcggcggcggcggcggctgctgctgctgctgccgccctcGCTCGGAGGCGCCCACCGCCACAGAGATGTTCAAAAAGACCAACTTAAACGTCCGGATGTCCGCGGGCGCGTCCGGCTGCGCAGAGGCCAGCGGCAACGGCGCCCTGCCGCAGGTCTACTGCTATCAAATGTGCCTCACGCCGGAATCGTCCAAAAGCGACTTCATGTTCCTGAAGCCGTGCAGCCCGGTGATGTCGGTCCAGCAGAACAACGCCAAGAGCACGGACTACCTGACCTCGGGCTGGAGCGCACTGGACCGCAACGAGCTGACCAACAACAGAGCAGCAACTCCAAACGAG CTCAAGTATTCAAACAAGGACTGGACTTTGACCAAGAACCAACGCAACTCGGCATACAAGAG GTACAGTTCAGCAAACATGGAGGGCACTCTTTCACGTCAACAGAAATACGATGCTGATGGGTTCTCCTGCTCCTTGGCACCGCAGTACTGGACGTGGGGAAACCATATGAAAG ACTGCAAGATTTCTctccaggaggaggcggctcCCAACTACTCGTGGACTCCTCAGTACACGCAGCCCCACTCTGAACCGCCCGACTACCAGCACAACGTGTACATCCCCGGCACCACGTCCGGCTACAGCACCCTGAAGCTGGCGCCCAGGGGGGACCTGGACGTGTACAACACCTTCTCCACATtcgggaagaagaagagattcaTCTCGAGCTACGAACAATCTTTCGACGGAGACGATGGTCTCATAAGCAACCCCATCTTTAAATGA
- the LOC118300129 gene encoding protocadherin-10-like isoform X2, translating to MDTRGREKGPSGKWHAVCRLALFTCFLDAVRGQIRYSIPEELEHGAFVGNIAEDLGLDLDKLSARRFRIVSGAKKQYVEVNLENGVLFVNERIDREELCEQSLSCSFHLQVVIENPLELYRVEVEILDVNDNSPAFPWTEFNLDISESAAPGSRFPLESAQDLDVGSNSLRTYLLSVNEHFLLDIQTRSDGSKFAELVLQSPLDREQQGAHQMVLTAVDGGAPERSGTAQIDITVLDANDNAPVFDQSFYRVRLAENAPKGTVVIKLNASDLDEGPNADITYSFSGHAPIKVRQLFSVDSRTGEIKVKGVIDYEKARMHEIYVQAKDKGPSAVAVHCKVLVNVLDRNDNVPEVILTSVSTPVQEDAPPGTVIAVISVMDKDSGENGNVDCEIPNQVPFQLHSSFKNYYTLVTSDFLDREAVAEYNITLTARDMGSPPLFTRKTILVQVSDVNDNAPHFKQPSYTVYLTENNAPGASICAVAAQDPDSGQNAYLSYSIVEGDILGMSVSTYVSVNSDNGNIYALRSFDHERLKSLQITVRAQDAGFPPLSSNVSVNVFVLDQNDNAPVIVAPVPVPRNDTAPGEAVPRSVDPGYLVTKISAADADAGQNSRLFYQMLQATDPSLFSVALYTGEIRTMRPLTGEDATRHRLVILVKDNGQPALSATVSIILSVVDSLPDSRPDLDDLSLIPHHSSHFALYLIVSLGAISFTFLVAIIVLVAVRRLKGRPSDRESNFPSVGGGGGCCCCCRPRSEAPTATEMFKKTNLNVRMSAGASGCAEASGNGALPQVYCYQMCLTPESSKSDFMFLKPCSPVMSVQQNNAKSTDYLTSGWSALDRNELTNNRAATPNELKYSNKDWTLTKNQRNSAYKRLQDFSPGGGGSQLLVDSSVHAAPL from the exons ATGGACACACGAGGAAGGGAGAAAGGACCGTCTGGGAAATGGCACGCAGTGTGCCGTTTGGCGCTGTTCACTTGCTTCTTGGACGCGGTCCGGGGACAGATCCGCTACTCAATCCCAGAGGAACTGGAGCACGGCGCGTTTGTTGGCAACATTGCGGAGGACCTGGGCTTGGATTTGGACAAGCTGTCCGCGCGCAGATTCCGCATAGTCTCGGGCGCCAAGAAGCAATATGTGGAGGTGAATTTGGAAAACGGAGTTTTATTCGTCAATGAAAGAATCGACCGCGAGGAACTGTGCGAGCAGAGTTTGTCCTGCTCTTTCCACTTGCAAGTAGTCATTGAAAACCCTCTGGAGCTTTACAGGGTGGAAGTGGAAATCTTGGACGTCAATGATAACTCTCCCGCTTTCCCGTGGACCGAGTTCAATCTGGACATATCGGAGTCCGCTGCGCCTGGGTCCCGTTTCCCTCTGGAGAGCGCGCAGGACTTGGACGTCGGGTCCAACTCGCTGCGCACCTATCTGCTGAGTGTAAACGAGCATTTCCTCCTGGACATACAGACGCGCAGCGATGGCAGTAAATTTGCAGAGCTCGTCCTGCAAAGCCCACTGGACAGGGAGCAGCAGGGTGCGCATCAAATGGTCCTAACAGCGGTGGACGGAGGCGCGCCGGAGCGATCCGGCACTGCGCAAATTGACATCACCGTTTTGGATGCGAACGACAACGCGCCCGTGTTCGATCAGTCGTTCTACAGAGTGCGACTGGCGGAAAACGCGCCCAAAGGCACAGTTGTCATCAAACTCAACGCGTCCGACCTGGACGAGGGTCCCAACGCTGACATCACCTATTCGTTCAGCGGCCACGCTCCCATCAAAGTGCGCCAGCTCTTCAGCGTGGATTCGCGCACGGGGGAAATCAAAGTCAAGGGAGTGATTGATTACGAAAAGGCCAGGATGCACGAAATTTACGTGCAGGCCAAAGACAAAGGGCCCTCCGCCGTGGCGGTCCACTGCAAAGTGCTGGTGAACGTTTTGGATAGAAACGACAACGTCCCGGAGGTGATCCTGACCTCAGTGTCCACACCTGTGCAGGAGGACGCGCCCCCGGGCACGGTGATCGCCGTCATCAGCGTGATGGACAAAGACTCGGGGGAAAACGGGAATGTGGACTGCGAGATTCCCAATCAGGTTCCCTTCCAGCTCCACTCCTCCTTTAAGAACTACTATACACTAGTGACCAGCGACTTTCTGGACAGGGAGGCAGTGGCGGAGTACAACATCACCCTCACCGCCAGAGACATGGGCTCGCCACCTCTATTCACTCGCAAAACTATTTTAGTGCAGGTGTCCGATGTGAACGACAACGCGCCTCACTTCAAACAGCCCTCGTACACGGTGTATTTGACCGAGAATAACGCACCGGGGGCATCCATCTGCGCGGTGGCTGCCCAGGACCCAGATTCCGGTCAGAACGCGTACCTCTCGTACTCTATAGTGGAAGGCGACATTCTGGGCATGTCGGTGTCCACGTACGTCTCCGTGAACTCGGACAACGGGAACATTTACGCACTGCGCTCCTTCGACCACGAACGGCTGAAAAGCCTCCAGATCACCGTTCGGGCGCAGGACGCCGGTTTCCCGCCCCTGAGCAGCAACGTCTCGGTGAACGTCTTTGTTTTGGATCAAAACGACAACGCGCCCGTGATCGTGGCGCCGGTGCCGGTGCCGCGGAACGACACGGCGCCCGGCGAGGCGGTGCCCAGATCCGTGGACCCCGGGTACCTCGTCACCAAAATCAGCGCGGCGGACGCGGACGCGGGCCAAAACTCGCGTCTCTTCTACCAAATGCTCCAAGCGACGGACCCGAGCTTGTTCAGCGTCGCCCTGTACACGGGCGAGATCAGGACGATGCGGCCGCTGACGGGGGAGGACGCCACGAGGCACAGACTGGTCATCCTGGTGAAGGACAATGGTCAACCAGCGCTCTCGGCCACGGTTTCCATCATCCTGTCAGTGGTTGACAGCCTGCCAGATTCGCGGCCCGATTTGGATGACCTGTCACTAATCCCACATCACAGCTCCCACTTCGCCCTGTACTTAATCGTGTCCCTGGGCGCAATCTCCTTCACATTTCTGGTGGCTATTATTGTCCTGGTTGCAGTGCGGAGACTGAAGGGCAGGCCGTCCGACAGGGAGTCCAACTTCCCCtccgtcggcggcggcggcggctgctgctgctgctgccgccctcGCTCGGAGGCGCCCACCGCCACAGAGATGTTCAAAAAGACCAACTTAAACGTCCGGATGTCCGCGGGCGCGTCCGGCTGCGCAGAGGCCAGCGGCAACGGCGCCCTGCCGCAGGTCTACTGCTATCAAATGTGCCTCACGCCGGAATCGTCCAAAAGCGACTTCATGTTCCTGAAGCCGTGCAGCCCGGTGATGTCGGTCCAGCAGAACAACGCCAAGAGCACGGACTACCTGACCTCGGGCTGGAGCGCACTGGACCGCAACGAGCTGACCAACAACAGAGCAGCAACTCCAAACGAG CTCAAGTATTCAAACAAGGACTGGACTTTGACCAAGAACCAACGCAACTCGGCATACAAGAG ACTGCAAGATTTCTctccaggaggaggcggctcCCAACTACTCGTGGACTCCTCAGTACACGCAGCCCCACTCTGA